Proteins found in one Balaenoptera acutorostrata chromosome 17, mBalAcu1.1, whole genome shotgun sequence genomic segment:
- the LOC103018596 gene encoding calmodulin-1-like: protein MADQLTQEQITEFKEAFSLFDKDGYGTITTKELGTVIRSLGQNPTEAKLQDMINKVAADGNATIDFPEFLTMMARKMKDTDSKKEIREASWVLEKDGNGYISATEQCHVMTNLGEKRTDEEVDEMTREADIDGDAQVNYEEFVQMMTEK, encoded by the coding sequence ATGGCTGATCAGCTGACCCAAGAACAGATTACTGAATTCAAGGAAGCTTTCTCCCTATTTGATAAAGATGGCTATGGCACCATCACAACAAAGGAACTTGGAACTGTCATTAGGTCATTAGGTCAGAACCCAACAGAAGCCAAATTGCAGGATATGATCAACAAAGTGGCCGCTGATGGTAATGCCACCATTGACTTCCCAGAATTTTTGACTATGATGGCTAGAAAAATGAAAGACACGGACAGCAAAAAAGAAATCCGTGAGGCATCTTGGGTCCTTGAGAAGGATGGCAATGGTTACATCAGTGCCACAGAACAATGTCATGTCATGACAAACTTAGGAGAAAAACGAACCGATGAAGAAGTAGATGAAATGACCAGAGAAGCAGATATTGATGGAGATGCACAAGTCAACTACGAAGAATTCGTACAGATGATGACTGAAAAATGA